In gamma proteobacterium HIMB55, the genomic stretch CGATCAGTTTTTCAGCAGCGAGGCTGCGGGCAACGACGCGCATAAGCTCCAATGCGTTGACGGCAAATATATCGCCGGCGGGCGAATGCCCTGTGGCAGACAATAAGCATATGGCCGCACCATCTAGCGCGTGGGTTATCCCCGCGACATCAACCTGGCGAACAACACCCAATGCGCCGTGGTCTATTCCCCGGAGCACGCCTGCAGGGCGGGCTGTTACAAAGTTACCGCTAATAACCCGCAATTTTGCGTTGTGAAGTGGCGAGTTTGGCAACCCCATTGAGAACATACGTTCAATCTGACTGCGCTCGAATGCAATGTCAGCGAGGATGTTTGCCATCGCATCTTGCGCTATGGGCGCATTCTCGAGATCAGCTTGTTCGTGAACGATTACCAAGCGCATACCAAGCGATTGCATCAGCGCAAGATCGTGCACAACATTGATGAAGTTGGCTTGAGCGACGGCGCCAGCTCTGAGGCCAACGACGACGGTGGTGCCGCGATGTGTGTTGATATACGGAGCCGTATTTCGGAACCAATCGATGGTGTCAGTATTGCTCATTTGACTGTTCGCTCCGATTAGCCGAGCAATGCGTTGAGCAGGAAATAGAAACTGATTGAGAGAACTGCTGCGATTGGCAGTGTAACGAGCCACGACCCAACGATTTGTTTGACGACTTCAAAGTCCACTACCGCGGTTCCGCGCGCTAGACCGACGCCTAGCACCGCGCCAACTAGGGTATGCGTTGTTGAAATAGGTAGCCCTGTTCCGGAGGCGATGACAACTGTGCCTGCTGCGCCCAGTTCTGCCGCAAAGCCACGGCTTGGTGTGAGTTCAGTAATTTTTGAGCCAATTGTTCCGATGACGCGCCAGCCATAGGTGGCAAGGCCAAGAACAATGCCTGCGCCGCCAATCAATAAGACCCACCAAGGCATGCCAGATTTCGCTGCAATAGCCCCACCGTCTTGCACGGTTTGCACAACTGCAGCGACGGGACCAATTGCGTTGGCTACGTCGTTGGATCCGTGTGCAAAGGCCATCCCGCAGGCGGTGAAAATCATCAAAATGCCGAAGATGCCCTCGATGCCTAAATTCGCGTTGCTCGCCAGTTGTCGACGGACGAAGAAGCCACCCGCTGCTGCGACTAATAGGCCAATCAATGCAGAAAGCAGCGCTGAGTCGATAAACGCTGACCCCGTTCCAAGGTCAATATCGATGCCCACGTGCTTGAGACCCTTAAGCATCGTGACCATTGAGATCATGAAGCCGACCATCCACATATAAACGGGGACCCATCGTGCTGCGCTGGCACGGGCATCGCTCGAATTAAGCACAAGTGCCTCTACGCTCTTATACAGGCACCAGGCAATACTGCCGGCAAGAAGCGGTGATACCACCCAGCTAGCTGAGATTTCGCCGACCTTACCCCAGTTAACAGCATCGACTGACACAACAACTGCCGAGAACCCGACAATGGCTCCAACAATAGAGTGTGTTGTCGACACGGGCCAGCCACGGTTGCTCGCGACGAGCAGCCAGGTTGCTGCTGCCAGTAGGGCGGATAACATCCCAAGTACAAACTTATCGGGTATCGCTTCAAACAGGGCCGGGTCGATGATGCCCTTTCGGATGGTACTCGTGACCTCGCCACCGGCTAGAAAAGCACCCAGAAATTCAAATACGGCAGCAATGATGATTGCTTGCTTGAGCGTTAGGGCGCCAGAGCCAACAGAGGTCCCCATCGCATTGGCAACGTCATTGGCTCCGATGCCCCAGGCCATGAAGATGCCGAAACCCAGCACTAGAAACAATATGATCCCGCTGTTAGCGGCGAGCATTTCCATGTTGTCGTCCTACCGGGTTAGTTTCTCTTAGGTTATTGAGCGTTTGTTGCAGGACTATTGCAGTAAATTCATCACTGCACCCCGCCCGCCGGGCAGAGTATATTCGGACTTAGTTTGTGTTCATACCCTTTGTATTTGGATGCTTGGACCGCTAGACGCCCTTAGAATCACCTCGAAGCGGAGGCAGGCATGTGAACGCAGATGGCTGGGGGGATCGATAGAGATATCAATGATGCAGCACGATCAGCTAGGTTTGTTAGAGAATCGACTCGGAAGTGAGCGATACCGGCGCTTGATTGAACACCTTGATGCAACATTCGAGGGTGCTCCCGCAGAAAATACAAATGAAAGCGCAGCTCTTCGCATGCTGGCAGCCAGCGAGTTTTTCCGCACCTTAGTAGAGCGCCAGATCGACTGGTTGGAAGAAGCGGCGGACCTTCGTCAGCCCAACATCGATGCGCTGTTGGAAAGTGTTAACCAGCAGAGCCTTTGTGAACAGGATGAGCAAGATGTTCTAAGAAGTCTCAGAGTACTAAGACAACGTGCAATGTTGCACATCGTTTGGCGAAGCTTCACTAGCGACAATGGGCTGAATGAGACCTTGGACGCAATGACCACGCTGGCGGATTTCGTTATTCGGTGCGCAGTGAGCTATGCCGAGAAGCTTGTCAGTAAGCGCTATGGCGAAGCCATTGGTGACGACACGGGAGCTGTCCAAAAACTGATTGTTGTCGGCATGGGCAAGCTGGGAGGACGCGAGCTCAACCTCTCCTCAGATATCGATATCATATTTATCTACGACGAGGCTGGAAATACGCAAGGCGGCCGCTCTAGCACAAGCAACAATGAGTACTTCACGCGCATTGCGCAGACGGTAATTCGTCTCATCGACTTAGTGACGATAGACGGTCGCGTTTTCAGAGTTGATACCCGGCTCAGGCCTTTCGGCGATAGTGGTGCGCTGGTGGCAAGTTATCCATCTCTAGAGAATTACTATCAGCAACACGGCCGCGATTGGGAGCGATACGCGCTACTGAAGGCGAGGTGTATCACAGGCACGCCAGATCAAATTCGTCCGTTCCAGCAGCTGGCTAAACAATTTGTCTACCGGCGCTACACCGACTTCGGCGTCATCGACGGTCTGCGCAGTATGAAAGCGCTGATTGATAGAGAAAGGGTCACACAGGGCTTGGCCAATGACGTGAAGCGGGGCCCAGGTGGTATTCGTGAGGCGGAGTTTATCGTCCAATCGCACCAGCTCGTTCGGGGCGGGCGTGTTCCCAGCGTTCAGACAGTGGGGTTCCAGGAGTCTGTAGAAGCACTGGTGAGTGAGGACTGTTTATCGACAGAAGTCGCCCAGCGTTTACACGCTGACTATCGATACTTAAGGCAGCTCGAACATGGGATACAGGCGCTCAGAGACGAGCAAACTCATGAACTTCCCTCAAATCCAAACGATCAAAACGCCCTCTGTATGCTTTTGGGGGTTAGTGACTGGGACACATTGATGGCGGCGGAAGCTGCCAGCCGGTCGGCTATTGGCAGTGAATTTGACGCCTTGTTAAGCGACTCACGCGCGCAGGAAGATCTTATTTTGGGGGTTGATTCGGAGACCCCGACCCTTGATACCGGCGCGCTGCAGACCTTGTCGCTGACATCCTATGGGATATTGGCCCAGACATTGACGGCATTTATCGACGGAACCCGATTTCGTGTGATGGATGCCGAGGCCACCCAGAGGCTGCAAAAGGTTTTACCGCTCCTTGTTAGAGAGGTTGACCAGCACCCTCAGCCAGGTGCCGCGCTAGATCGAGTGCTCTCCATCGTTACCGCAATTTTGAAGCGAAGTGCTTATCTCTCTTTGTTGGCTGAGAATCCACAGGCGCGTGAACGCCTTGTGAGCTTAGTGGCTAGGAGTTCCTCGATTGCCAACAAGCTTAGAGACGCCCCGGCGCTACTGGACGAACTGCTGTTCCCGAAACGCTTATTCACTGTCCCCAGCAAAGAAGATATCCGCGAGCAGCTCGATGCGTTAACGACGTATGTCGACCCTGATGATCTTGAGGCTGTTATGCAGCACCTGCGACGACTGAAGGAAGCGATCACCTTTCGCGTTGCTGTTAGCGAGCTCGAAGGTTCGATTCCGTTGATGAAGGTGAGTGACAATCTGAGTTTTCTCGCGGAGGTTATCGTCGAGCGCGCGGTAGCGGTGGCGTATCGCGATCTTGCAAAAAAATACGGTGAGCCCACGAACGACTCAGAGTTTTGTGTATTAGCCTACGGTAAGCTGGGTGGTATCGAGCTGAGTTACGAGTCTGATCTCGATCTGGTTTTCGTCGCATCGGGTGAAGAGGGTGTTACTGCGGGCCCTAAACAGATTGACCACCAGCGTTTCTTCACGCGCCTGGCACAGCGTGTAATCCATATTCTCTCCACGAATATGATGGGTGGTCGGCTCTACGAGGTAGACCTTAGGTTGAGGCCTAACGGCGACTCTGGGCTTTTGGTTACCTCGCTCTCTGCGCTAAAAAAGTATTTGGAGTCCGATGCGTGGACTTGGGAGCATCAGGCCTTGGTTCGTGCACGTGTCATTGCCGGTGGATCGGCGTTGGTAAAGAAGGTTGAGGCATTGCGCGTTGAAGTGCTCTCAAAACATCGAGACGACGCCTTGCTAACCCATGACGTGACTTCGATGCGACATAAAATGCGCGATCATCGAGCCGATGTCGGGGCAAAGTCCAAGCAAATAGATCTGAAATACGGCCGAGGCGGTATTGTCGATATTGAATTTGTGGTCCAATACTTGGTGCTTAAACACGCGGCCAGCCATCCGCAAATCTGCCGTTGGTCTGACGTTGTCCGCATTTTGGATTCGCTCGAGGTGGCGGGCATTTTGAGCAAAGATAATGCTAATAGTTTGCGCGATGCGTATTTACAATTGAGAGCTGCAACGCATCGTATCGCCATGTCTTACGATACGGAGGATGACCTCGCCCAAGCCACGGAATCGATGGCCAGAGCGAGGGCCAACTGTGCGAACTTATTGCCGAATTTATAATGCGCGACGTAGCGGCCGCGCGGTGGATGTAAGGAATATTTATGGATCTGTCTAAGCTGACGGGATCAATTTGGTTAGATGGTGAGCTTGTTCCTTGGGAGGAAGCAAAAGTTCACGTTCTCACACACACCTTCCACTACGGACTGGGTGTCTTCGAGGGGGTTAGAGCGTACGCCACCCAAGATCAGGGAACCTGCATCTTCCGTTTGAAAGAACACACCGACCGTCTGTTCCGCTCTGCGAAGATTCTGCAGATGGATATGCCTTACGACAAAGAGACGCTCAACGAGGCGCAGCGCGAGGTTGTCAGAGTCAATAACCTTGATGAAGCGTACTTACGACCCATGTGTTTTCTCGGGTCCGAGGGTATGGGCCTCCGTGCAGATAATCTGAAGACGCATGTCATGGTCGCCGCTTGGTCTTGGCCGTCTTACATGGATCCTGAGGCGAGAGACCGCGGTATTCGCGTCAGAACATCGAGCTACACGCGTCACCACGTCAACATCACCATGTGTAAAGCCAAGGCTAACGGTAACTACATCAACTCAATCCTTGCACTTCGAGAGGCGCTGGACGCTGGCTGCGAAGAGGCGCTCCTTTTGGATAACGAAGGGTATGTGGCTGAGGGAAGTGGTGAAAACGTCTTTGTCGTGCGAGATGGCAAAATCTACACGCCCGAACTGACCTCCTGCCTCGAGGGAATTACGCGTGACAGCATTTTCCGAATTGCGGCCGACCTTGGTTATGAAATTAAGGAGCGCCGAATTACTCGCGATGAATTTTATGTGGCCGACGAAGCTTTCTTTACGGGTACTGCGGCAGAGGTAGTGCCAATCCGTGAGCTAGACAGCCGACCTATCGGATCAGGTTCGCGCGGCCCGCTGACTGAAAAATTACAATCGATTTACTTCGACACAGTCCGTGGTCGTGAAGCGCAGTATGGTGATTGGCTGACCTCGGTAAGCTAATCGGCGGAGGCCAAAAGGAGCTGACAGGGGCTGAAAGTGGCCGAAAGTCGTGGTCTAAAGCTTGCGTGTACTAAAACTGATCAACGCTAAAACCAATAATTGATAAAACGGGGGCGACGATGGATAAATCAACAGGAAAGCTAGGAAGTGGACTGTTTTACCGATCGTGGCCTGTAGCCGATCAAGCCAGTGCGGTTGTTCTTATTAGCCATGGCTTAGGCGAACACTCTGGTCGCTACGAGCATGTGGCAGCTGCTTTCAACGCAGCGGGACTCCACGTATTCGCACTTGATCACCTAGGACACGGACAATCCCCCGGTAAACGCGCCTTTGTGAGCCGATTCAGTGAGCTAACGGACGGTGTTGCCGAGCTTCGAGCACACATAGCCCAGGATTATCCCTCGATGCCGGTTTACCTTGTTGGGCATAGTTTGGGTGGTCTTATTGCGGCAAGCACTGTTCTGGGTGCAGCTCAGGATTATGCAGGGCTGTTAATGACGGGTCCGGCCTTAGGGGTGCCCACCCCGCCCCCGGCTTGGCAAGTTCTTTTACTTCGTGTGTTCAGCGCTGTGGCGCCAGGATTCAAAGCGCTCGAACTCGACGCTAATGCTATCTGCAGAGACCCTGCCGTTGTCGAAGACTACGTCGCTGATCCGCTTGTTCATCACGAGAACATCCCTGCGCGAATGGTCGTGTCGCTGTTTGATGAGGGCGCGCGGGTTATGGCCCGTGCGAGAGATATCAGCTTGCCAGTGCTGTTACTCCACGGGGCGGAAGATCAGCTTACGTCCGCTTCAGCCTCCACTGAGTTTGTTGACATGCTTGCCTCGAGCGACAAGCAGTGCACGATCTATGACGGCATGTATCACGAACTGTTTAACGAACCGGAGCAGGAAGCGATTATCAAAACCTGCTGCGAATGGATAACAACACGCCTTACAAGTAGCGAGTCGTAGAGCGGCTGATACAGCGACGTTAAATGAGGCTGTACCTGCCAGTCACCCGCTAGAACCTTGTTGTTTCGCTAGAGCTGTATTGGCATACTCCCTGCCAACTTTGGTGGGTGCCCCCGCGTGAATTCTCAATTGCCTGACACCGTGACTGCGTCGTCGAACGATGCCGAAAGTCCACTGCGAATTGCGCTACTGGGCTACCGATCTGCACCGCACTCGGGTGGTCAAGGTGTCTATCTCAACTACCTCTCGCGCTATCTGCGCCGTCGAGGGCACAGTGTTACTGTGATCTCCGGGCCTCCCTATCCGCACCTGGATGATGACATTGACTTGGTGAAACTCGAGAGTCTGGACTTGTACGCCAACGGCTTGGGGTCTGTGAAGCCTCGGCACTTCTTTTCGCGTCTTGAGCGTATCGAGTGGTTCAGTAAGTTAACCGGTGGGTTTGCTGAGCCATATACCTTTGGGGAGCGCGTCAAAAAGTGGTTTGTTGGTCGTGAGCATGACTTCGACATCATCCACGACAACCAAACAATTGCGGACGGTGTTCTTGAATTACAAACTCGCGGTCTGCCTCTGGTCACCACCATTCATCACCCCATTACCCGCGATTACCGTGTTGCGCTAGCGTCGGAACCCAAGTGGTACATGCGTCTATTAATCCATCGGTGGCACAGCTTTCTAAGGATGCAAAAGCGAGTAGCACCGCAGTTGAAGTCAGTGGTAACTGTCTCGAGTGCCTCTGCCACAGATATTGCAACCGATTTTGGTGTTACGCCCGAGGCGATATCAGTGATGCATTTGGGGGTGGATACAGAAATGTTTCGCCCGCTTCCGGCGATAACCCGAGATCCGTATCGGCTTATGACCACTGCATCTGCGGATGCACCTCTTAAAGGTTTGTCGCATCTGTTGAGAGCGCTTGCTGCATTGAGGCCAGACTACCCTGATATCAGACTGACACTCGTTGGTCGCCCTAAGCCCGATGGTGAGACACAAAGGCTGATCAACGCATTGGGGCTTGCTGATTGTATCGACTGTTGCAAAGGCATTAGCCACGAAGAGATGGTAGAAAAGTACGCTCGAGCAACGGTCGCGGTTGTGCCATCAATGTATGAGGGTTTTGGACTACCTGCTGTCGAGGCAATGGCCTGCGGCGTGCCTTTGGTGTCGACCAGCGGAGGTGCGTTGGCAGAGGTGGTAGCAGGTGCCGCACTTGTTGTTTCGCCGGGTGATGGCAATGCGCTGGCGCAGCAGATCAAAAGACTATTTGACGACGCGTCACTAAGAGATGAGTATGCCTCTCGGGGGCTTCAGCGGGTTGAACAGCATTTTTGTTGGGAGCGTTGCGCTGAGCGCATGGAAGCGTATTACCGAGAGCGCATTGGCCAATGCTGACCGTTGATTTTGATTATTTTGACCTTCAACCCGGCCATATCTGCGTTGATTTGGGATGCGGTGAGGGCAGACATTCGCTGACGGCGCACATGGCTGAGGGTGTAACCGTTCTCGGCTTCGATCTCGCGTTCTCAGACCTTAAAACGGCAAAATCCCGTATTTCCGATATGGAACCTCACAACCCAGCGGGCGACGTGAGCTTTGTTCAGGCCAACGGCATGAGTTTGCCGTTGGCAGATAACTCCGTGGATCGACTCATCTGTTCCGAGGTTTTAGAGCACATACCGAATTACATCAGTTTTATCGAAGAGATTGATCGGATACTGAAGCCGGACGGCAAGTTGTGTATCACTGTCCCTAGGGCGTGGCCTGAAAAGATTTGCTGGCTCCTCAGTGACGAATACCCCAAAACACCCGGTGGCCATATTCGGATCTTCAACGCTAAGCATCTTCAACGTGAGGTCGAGCGCT encodes the following:
- a CDS encoding phosphate/sulfate permease (PFAM: Phosphate transporter family); protein product: MEMLAANSGIILFLVLGFGIFMAWGIGANDVANAMGTSVGSGALTLKQAIIIAAVFEFLGAFLAGGEVTSTIRKGIIDPALFEAIPDKFVLGMLSALLAAATWLLVASNRGWPVSTTHSIVGAIVGFSAVVVSVDAVNWGKVGEISASWVVSPLLAGSIAWCLYKSVEALVLNSSDARASAARWVPVYMWMVGFMISMVTMLKGLKHVGIDIDLGTGSAFIDSALLSALIGLLVAAAGGFFVRRQLASNANLGIEGIFGILMIFTACGMAFAHGSNDVANAIGPVAAVVQTVQDGGAIAAKSGMPWWVLLIGGAGIVLGLATYGWRVIGTIGSKITELTPSRGFAAELGAAGTVVIASGTGLPISTTHTLVGAVLGVGLARGTAVVDFEVVKQIVGSWLVTLPIAAVLSISFYFLLNALLG
- a CDS encoding glycosyltransferase (PFAM: Glycosyl transferases group 1), yielding MNSQLPDTVTASSNDAESPLRIALLGYRSAPHSGGQGVYLNYLSRYLRRRGHSVTVISGPPYPHLDDDIDLVKLESLDLYANGLGSVKPRHFFSRLERIEWFSKLTGGFAEPYTFGERVKKWFVGREHDFDIIHDNQTIADGVLELQTRGLPLVTTIHHPITRDYRVALASEPKWYMRLLIHRWHSFLRMQKRVAPQLKSVVTVSSASATDIATDFGVTPEAISVMHLGVDTEMFRPLPAITRDPYRLMTTASADAPLKGLSHLLRALAALRPDYPDIRLTLVGRPKPDGETQRLINALGLADCIDCCKGISHEEMVEKYARATVAVVPSMYEGFGLPAVEAMACGVPLVSTSGGALAEVVAGAALVVSPGDGNALAQQIKRLFDDASLRDEYASRGLQRVEQHFCWERCAERMEAYYRERIGQC
- a CDS encoding methylase involved in ubiquinone/menaquinone biosynthesis (PFAM: Methyltransferase domain), which encodes MLTVDFDYFDLQPGHICVDLGCGEGRHSLTAHMAEGVTVLGFDLAFSDLKTAKSRISDMEPHNPAGDVSFVQANGMSLPLADNSVDRLICSEVLEHIPNYISFIEEIDRILKPDGKLCITVPRAWPEKICWLLSDEYPKTPGGHIRIFNAKHLQREVERYDFEGTRRHGAHALHAPYWWLKCLFWNAEKEPWLLRAYHQFLVWDLMQRPLLTRTLDALMNPWMGKSVALYFDRSDIDTSGRHASDAQGMR
- a CDS encoding glutamine synthetase adenylyltransferase (PFAM: GlnD PII-uridylyltransferase; Glutamate-ammonia ligase adenylyltransferase) → MMQHDQLGLLENRLGSERYRRLIEHLDATFEGAPAENTNESAALRMLAASEFFRTLVERQIDWLEEAADLRQPNIDALLESVNQQSLCEQDEQDVLRSLRVLRQRAMLHIVWRSFTSDNGLNETLDAMTTLADFVIRCAVSYAEKLVSKRYGEAIGDDTGAVQKLIVVGMGKLGGRELNLSSDIDIIFIYDEAGNTQGGRSSTSNNEYFTRIAQTVIRLIDLVTIDGRVFRVDTRLRPFGDSGALVASYPSLENYYQQHGRDWERYALLKARCITGTPDQIRPFQQLAKQFVYRRYTDFGVIDGLRSMKALIDRERVTQGLANDVKRGPGGIREAEFIVQSHQLVRGGRVPSVQTVGFQESVEALVSEDCLSTEVAQRLHADYRYLRQLEHGIQALRDEQTHELPSNPNDQNALCMLLGVSDWDTLMAAEAASRSAIGSEFDALLSDSRAQEDLILGVDSETPTLDTGALQTLSLTSYGILAQTLTAFIDGTRFRVMDAEATQRLQKVLPLLVREVDQHPQPGAALDRVLSIVTAILKRSAYLSLLAENPQARERLVSLVARSSSIANKLRDAPALLDELLFPKRLFTVPSKEDIREQLDALTTYVDPDDLEAVMQHLRRLKEAITFRVAVSELEGSIPLMKVSDNLSFLAEVIVERAVAVAYRDLAKKYGEPTNDSEFCVLAYGKLGGIELSYESDLDLVFVASGEEGVTAGPKQIDHQRFFTRLAQRVIHILSTNMMGGRLYEVDLRLRPNGDSGLLVTSLSALKKYLESDAWTWEHQALVRARVIAGGSALVKKVEALRVEVLSKHRDDALLTHDVTSMRHKMRDHRADVGAKSKQIDLKYGRGGIVDIEFVVQYLVLKHAASHPQICRWSDVVRILDSLEVAGILSKDNANSLRDAYLQLRAATHRIAMSYDTEDDLAQATESMARARANCANLLPNL
- a CDS encoding lysophospholipase (PFAM: Putative lysophospholipase), which gives rise to MDKSTGKLGSGLFYRSWPVADQASAVVLISHGLGEHSGRYEHVAAAFNAAGLHVFALDHLGHGQSPGKRAFVSRFSELTDGVAELRAHIAQDYPSMPVYLVGHSLGGLIAASTVLGAAQDYAGLLMTGPALGVPTPPPAWQVLLLRVFSAVAPGFKALELDANAICRDPAVVEDYVADPLVHHENIPARMVVSLFDEGARVMARARDISLPVLLLHGAEDQLTSASASTEFVDMLASSDKQCTIYDGMYHELFNEPEQEAIIKTCCEWITTRLTSSES
- a CDS encoding branched-chain amino acid aminotransferase, group I (PFAM: Aminotransferase class IV~TIGRFAM: branched-chain amino acid aminotransferase, group I); the encoded protein is MDLSKLTGSIWLDGELVPWEEAKVHVLTHTFHYGLGVFEGVRAYATQDQGTCIFRLKEHTDRLFRSAKILQMDMPYDKETLNEAQREVVRVNNLDEAYLRPMCFLGSEGMGLRADNLKTHVMVAAWSWPSYMDPEARDRGIRVRTSSYTRHHVNITMCKAKANGNYINSILALREALDAGCEEALLLDNEGYVAEGSGENVFVVRDGKIYTPELTSCLEGITRDSIFRIAADLGYEIKERRITRDEFYVADEAFFTGTAAEVVPIRELDSRPIGSGSRGPLTEKLQSIYFDTVRGREAQYGDWLTSVS